A genomic stretch from Chryseobacterium sp. SNU WT5 includes:
- a CDS encoding HlyD family secretion protein, with protein sequence MKKYIFLLATFVSFSCNNAADSYDASGTFETDEILVTAKANGTILNLNVEEGQQLALNEKVGEIDPKNIELQKEQVIASMNAINQKTTSALPQIQVLQTQISGQNANVSILQEQLQNAVRERNRTANLVAKDAATKKQLDDANGQIKVIQKQITAAQSQLNILQQQISTAKENVSIQNRAILSEREPTQKKVDQIDEQLKNNTIESPISGIVLTKYLNQGEFATIGKPIFKIANLEVMTLKSFVTGDQLPQIKIGQQVKILIDAGDRKTKELPGTIYWISSKAEFTPKTIQTKNERANLVYAVKIHVKNDGFLKIGMYGDIKF encoded by the coding sequence ATGAAAAAATATATCTTCTTACTCGCAACATTCGTATCGTTTTCCTGTAACAACGCAGCGGATTCCTACGATGCTTCCGGAACTTTCGAGACAGACGAAATCTTGGTTACTGCAAAAGCGAACGGAACCATCCTGAACCTGAATGTGGAAGAAGGTCAGCAGTTGGCACTTAACGAAAAAGTAGGTGAAATCGATCCGAAAAATATAGAACTCCAAAAAGAGCAGGTGATTGCAAGCATGAACGCCATCAATCAAAAAACCACTTCTGCGCTACCTCAAATCCAGGTTTTACAAACCCAAATTTCAGGTCAGAATGCCAATGTTTCCATTTTGCAGGAACAGCTTCAAAATGCCGTTCGGGAAAGAAACAGAACCGCTAATTTGGTAGCGAAAGATGCGGCAACAAAAAAGCAACTTGACGATGCAAATGGTCAGATTAAAGTCATCCAAAAACAAATCACGGCAGCCCAAAGCCAACTGAACATTTTGCAACAACAAATTTCAACTGCCAAAGAAAATGTTTCAATTCAAAACCGCGCAATATTAAGTGAAAGAGAACCAACTCAGAAAAAAGTGGATCAAATAGATGAGCAGTTGAAAAATAACACGATTGAAAGTCCAATCTCCGGAATAGTACTGACGAAATATTTAAATCAGGGGGAATTCGCTACCATTGGAAAACCGATTTTCAAAATAGCAAATTTAGAGGTAATGACCTTAAAATCATTCGTAACCGGCGATCAGTTGCCTCAGATAAAAATAGGCCAACAAGTAAAAATCCTCATCGATGCGGGAGATAGAAAAACGAAAGAACTTCCGGGAACAATTTACTGGATCAGTTCAAAAGCCGAATTTACGCCGAAAACCATTCAAACCAAAAATGAAAGAGCCAACCTTGTTTATGCTGTAAAAATCCATGTTAAAAACGACGGCTTTCTCAAAATCGGAATGTACGGAGATATAAAATTTTAG
- a CDS encoding ABC transporter ATP-binding protein, whose amino-acid sequence MKSIIVNNLTKTYGKKNDKVLAVDDVSFDVDHGEIFGLIGPDGAGKTSIFRMLTTVLLPDSGAASIEGLNIVKDYKEIRTILGYMPGRFSLYQDLTIEENLEFFASVFNTTIAENYDLIKDIYVQIEPFKNRRAGKLSGGMKQKLALCCALIHKPKVLFLDEPTTGVDPVSRKEFWEMLQRLKKQEITIVVATPYMDEAALCDRIGLMQNGKILSIDTPENISNSYPDYIFEVKAGRTSAVLKALGEFDHKKNVYAYGEFVHLTLDKNDNINPSRIEEYLRKEGFENIEINPIKASIEDSFIRLLAQ is encoded by the coding sequence ATGAAATCAATCATCGTCAACAATCTCACCAAAACCTACGGCAAGAAAAACGACAAAGTTCTTGCGGTTGACGACGTGAGTTTCGATGTAGATCACGGTGAAATCTTTGGTTTGATTGGTCCCGATGGTGCTGGAAAAACTTCCATTTTCAGGATGCTTACAACTGTTCTTCTGCCCGACTCAGGTGCGGCATCGATAGAAGGATTGAATATAGTAAAAGACTATAAAGAAATCCGGACGATTCTGGGTTACATGCCCGGACGGTTTTCGCTTTACCAGGATTTAACCATTGAGGAAAATCTGGAGTTTTTCGCCAGCGTTTTTAATACGACGATTGCAGAAAATTATGATTTGATTAAAGACATTTATGTTCAAATTGAACCTTTTAAAAATAGAAGAGCAGGAAAATTGTCTGGTGGAATGAAACAGAAACTCGCTTTATGCTGCGCTTTAATCCATAAACCGAAAGTCTTATTTCTGGACGAACCTACAACGGGAGTGGATCCGGTTTCACGCAAAGAGTTCTGGGAAATGCTGCAACGTTTAAAAAAACAGGAAATCACCATCGTTGTTGCAACACCATATATGGATGAAGCTGCATTATGTGACAGAATTGGCTTAATGCAAAACGGTAAAATATTGTCTATTGACACTCCAGAAAACATCAGCAATTCATATCCCGATTATATTTTTGAAGTAAAAGCAGGAAGAACTTCTGCAGTTTTAAAAGCTTTAGGAGAATTTGACCACAAGAAAAATGTATATGCTTACGGTGAATTTGTGCATTTAACTCTCGATAAAAATGATAACATCAACCCCTCAAGAATTGAAGAATATCTACGAAAAGAAGGATTCGAAAACATCGAAATCAATCCGATAAAAGCCAGCATCGAAGATAGTTTTATCCGCTTATTAGCTCAGTAA
- a CDS encoding ABC transporter ATP-binding protein, whose product MKTEPQDIAIKAENITKVFGDFTAVDYITFEVKKGEIFGFLGANGAGKTTAMRMFSGLSIPTSGTATVAGFDVYKETEKIKKNIGYMSQKFSLYGNLTVKENLNFFGGIYGIPRKELKTKGEALIKELGLEKEKNKLVSELPLGWKQKLAFSVAIFHNPQIVFLDEPTGGVDPVTRRQFWNMIYEASDRGITIFVTTHYMDEAEYCDRVSIMVDGKIAALDTPANLKKQFSAENMDDVFYELARGAKRVD is encoded by the coding sequence ATGAAAACAGAACCTCAAGATATCGCCATTAAAGCAGAAAATATTACCAAAGTTTTTGGTGATTTCACTGCGGTGGATTACATCACTTTTGAGGTGAAAAAAGGAGAGATCTTTGGTTTCCTCGGGGCTAACGGTGCGGGAAAAACCACAGCTATGAGAATGTTCAGCGGACTTTCAATTCCGACTTCCGGCACTGCGACTGTCGCTGGATTCGATGTTTATAAAGAAACGGAGAAGATCAAAAAAAACATTGGTTACATGAGTCAAAAATTTTCTTTATACGGCAATTTAACCGTAAAAGAAAATCTAAATTTCTTCGGTGGGATCTACGGAATTCCTCGAAAAGAATTGAAAACAAAAGGCGAAGCATTGATTAAAGAACTCGGTTTAGAAAAGGAGAAAAACAAACTGGTTTCAGAACTTCCTTTAGGTTGGAAACAGAAACTGGCGTTTTCAGTCGCCATTTTTCACAATCCGCAGATCGTCTTTTTAGATGAACCCACCGGCGGAGTTGATCCCGTCACGCGTCGACAGTTTTGGAATATGATCTATGAAGCTTCTGATCGTGGAATTACCATTTTTGTCACCACGCATTATATGGATGAAGCCGAATATTGCGACCGGGTTTCGATCATGGTAGATGGAAAAATTGCAGCGTTGGACACACCCGCAAATCTGAAAAAACAATTCAGTGCCGAAAATATGGATGATGTTTTTTATGAACTGGCGAGAGGCGCGAAAAGAGTTGACTAA